Part of the Nitrospiraceae bacterium genome is shown below.
ATTTGGCCAACGGTTCCGTTCTTCAGTTGGCGAAATTTTCATTCTGCTTGGGAAAAAATTGAATCCCGTCCAGGACAATGGAATTTTTTTCAATTGGATCAGGACATTTCATTAGCCGAAAAACAACAGGTTGAAATCTTATTACAATTGGTCACAATCCCCCAATGGGCCAAACTGGATGGACGCATCGATCTAGCATGCCGAGAATCGTCCCAACCGAACGAGGAACCTCCGATTTGTCAATCGACGCTATGGAAAAACTATGTCAGAACGGTGGCAACACGATATAAAGGGCGGGTCCATGCATATGAATTATGGAACGAACCCAATGTCAAAGAATTCTTTACAGGAACAGTGAGCGATCTCGTGACATTGAATCGAATCGCTTATCAAACCTTAAAAGAAATCGATCCGACTATCCTCGTTGTTTCTTCTTCCTTAACCCGTTTGAACCCACGAACATTGGAGTACCTCAAAGAATTTTTCAAGCAAGGCGGAGGACAATTTGCAGATGTCATGAGTCATCATTTCTATCCTGCCCCCGACCCTCCCGAAACCATGCTGAATTTCATACAATCGTTTCATTCTCTCATGAGAGAGCATGGCGTTTATAAACCAGTGTGGAATACCGAAACGGGCTGGAACATGTTGAACCGTGACAGAAACCAGATTACCGAACATTGGGCGGGCCCGAGCTTGAACGATGAATTGTCCCAAGCCTACATGGCTCGCACTTACCTGTTGTCCTGGGCATCTGGGATTGAGCGGGTGTACTGGTATGCCTGGGGACATAGAAGTATGGGTATGACCGAGCATGATGGAAAACGACCCAAAGCCATTGCGACTGCATTTTCAGAGATTCAGCATTGGATAGTCGGTTCCCAAATGAAGAATTGCCGGAACACACCGGATCACACCTGGGTATGCAAACTGTTCCGCAATGGGCAGCCTCAGTGGATTATTTGGAATGCCCAGAGACATGTCCCTTTCCACCTCCCTCCCTCATGGAAGCCCTCCAGGCTCAAATACCTTGATGGAAGAGTAGAAATGTTCTTGGGACAACCCACGATTGACATCGGGCCAGTACCCATTTTACTTGAAAGAATTGCCCCCTGATTATTTTACAAGTTCATAATTTTTATCAAAGCCCTGGAGGTGAAGATCAGGTTTTTGCTCATGAGAGCGCTCTTCTTCAACGGTTTGGGCACCAGGTCGTCAAATTCACGGCTCACAATGCTGACATTCAGCATCTGAGTACGGCTCGCCTGGTTCACTCGACATTATGGAATTCCCAAATCTATTCCCAACTACGGAAAATCATTCAACGTTACCGCCCCCATCTAGTCCACTTTCATAATACGTTTCCCCTTATTTCCCCCGCAGCCTATTATGCTGCTAAATCTGAACAGATTCCGGTCATTCAAACATTGCATAATTACCGGCTTATCTGTCCCTCTGCCATCTTATTCCGTCATGGAAGGGTTTGCGAAGAATGTATAAACAAGTCCTTTCCTTGGCCAGCAATCCTTCATGGTTGCTATCAACAACGTCGGTCAGCGACTACGGTAACTGCAGGCATGTTAGGTCTACATCGAATCCTTTCCACCTGGTCTTCTCAAGTGGATGCCTATATAGCCTTGACCCATTTTGCCAAAAAAAAATTTATCGCAGGAGGAATTCCCAAAGATAAATTGTTTGTCAAACCCAATTTTTTGCCCGTCTCCCCTACAGAAGGGGTAGGAGAACGTGCGTATATTTTATTTGTAGGACGGCTGACGGATGAAAAAGGACTCAACATTCTCCTTGAGGCATGGAAAAACATCCGTACGACTCTTCAACTCAAAATTATTGGAGATGGTCCCTTGGCTTCCACCCTTGCTACCCAAGCTAAAGTTCTTCGTGGAATTGAATGGCTCGGTCAACGAGATCGGGATTCTGTGTCGACTATGATGAAAAACGCTTTTGCCCTCATTGTCCCATCACTATGGTATGAGGGCTTTCCAATGGTTGTGGCAGAAGCCTATTCAGTGGGGTTGCCTGTTATCAGCAGTGCCGTTGGAAGCCTGGAGGAAGTGGTCACGCACGGCGTCACCGGACGTCATTTCAGACCCGGCGATAGCCAAGACCTCCAGACTCAAATTGAATGGGCTATCAATCACCCGGAGTCTATGATCGAGATGAGAAAAAATGCCAGAGAACGCTTTTTATCCAGATACACTGCCGAAGAAAACCATCGACTCCTTATGGAAATTTATGACCACACATTAGGAGAAACTTCCCAGCAAACCGATTCCTCTCCTCAGCACCCTCAATCTAATTCATAATTGGAATACCTGAAAAGTGGTCCCCAGCTCCCAGACACAAGACTACGGTACAAGCGAACCCATAAATCAAAGCCTTCGATAAAGCCATTCGGGGATATAATGTCGCTGACGATTAAAAACAACCCCCTGAACTTTTCCCCCATGCTGGGCTATTCGATCACGTAGACTAGCAATTACCTGCGTTCGGGTTTTTTCGGCTTCCACAACTAGAATGACTCCGTCACTGGCTGCACATACCGACAATCCGTCAGTTGATATGCTCATAGGTGGAGAATCCACCACAACAAATTCGAATTGACTGCGCAGCTTCTCCCAGAACTCTTGTCCATTTGTTTGTTCCCCCACATTGAGGCTATCAGACCTAGCTTCGTTGAGCAGAGCAAGCGAGACATTGGACTTCCCAATGAGGGTACATCCAGCCTCTAGACCTCCCCCTCTCTCGACCAATTCCCAAAGTGGCAATTTTGGGGAAAGACCCAATACCTTATGCATGCCCAAAGTTCTCCTATCTCCATCAACAATTAAAACAGATTTATGCAACTTTTCCCCTATGGCAAACCCAAGTTCACGAACAATCGTCGTCGTCCCTTCATGCTCCCGGGATCCAATAAATTGCAACAGGAGGGATGGTTGATGAGGAAAAGACGAGCGTACGCTTTGATATAGCCCCAACATCTCATCCACCATATTTAATCCAGGCAAACTTTTTTGACTTTCCGCATTGACAATTTTGTTCCGCAATTTTGCCCATTGCCCATCTGAGGAAGACACTTTTTGTTTGGATTGAATATATTGGAGGGCCTCATACACTTTCATATGGTCATCAATGTCCTAATCAGCCAATCTGGAAATCTGGCAATCTTTCCTAATTCGAATACTTCTTGCCCGCTTTATTTTAAAACCAGTTGGCCTAAGCCTAACGTTCACAAGGCGCTTTTACCCGCACATTTTTCCATACAGAAAACAGCGTCCCCGAGCTGAGACATGACTCGCTTATACAAAATTCTCATCGTGAATCAAAAATGGTCATGAGATTAAGGACGGTTCTCCAATAACGCCAAGTCCACTCCCCACGTTTGCCGCGAAGGAAATCGAATTTCCTGGCCAGAGAAAATTTTGCTCGCATCATCCAACCCAACATTCAAACGTAACACTTCTTGAAGGACTTCTGGTCGAACATGACCATATCTTTTCCTCAACAGAGAATGAAGAGTATCCCCTTCCTCCACCACATGAATTTCAAAATTCTCAGAGACCTTTCTTCTGCCATCATCTTCCTTGGCCACGCCCCCTTCGTCCATAGACAAATCCATTACGGATGAGACCGAATAGGGTGAATAATCAATCACCGGCCTCTGTTCTACAAACAACTTCTCCCCCGATCTGGATGTCATCCATCGCATCTCCTGCTTGCCCCACACAGGTAAAGTGAAGTCTTTAACAAAGCCCATCAGAGAATCCTGTTGGGCGAGTCCTCCAATCCCGAATATAGCGACACAAATAAACCCAAGAAGCCACCTGTAGTTCCCAACACCTCTCCAAACGGTAAAAGGGTCATGATTAATTTGCTCCGAAATAACCTCTCGCACGATTTCTTCGCCAACCGGGCGTCGTTGATATCCCACCCCGGCCACCAAAGCATTATCACAAAGCATATTTAATCGGCGAGGGTTTCCCCTCGCATGTTTGGCGATAAGAGCTTGGGCACGGAGGGAAAAAGGACTCTTGCCTTTTGCTCCTGCCCGGCTCAGACGGTGCTTAATATAGGCCGTACTTTCCGCCATAGATAATGGAGAAAGGTGCGCCCGAATCGCCACTCGTTGCTCTAACTGACGAAGATCCCGACGCTGTAAGATTTGAATTAATTCAGGTTGGCCCACCAAAACAATCTGCAAAATCTTTTCCGTGGTCGTTTCCATATTCAAAAGCATCGGGAGTTTTTTCAATGTGGCAATCGGCATATTTTGCGCTTCATCCACGAAAAGAACTACCCCACGACCCGCCTGATGTTCCTCATTTAAAGCCTGATGAAGTTGGTTTATCAAACTGTAATCATCTTCCTCTTCCCCCACCAGACCCAGTTGACACAGAAGCGTATTCAATAGCTGTCCAAAGGAAAGCGTGGGATGAGAAAGATGAACAAGCCGTTGCGGGGTTATAGGCATCCGAGAAAGAACTGATCGAAGGATCGTAGTTTTCCCTAAACCCACCTCTCCAATGACGGTGACAAGACCTTTTCGTTCATTCACTCCATACCAAATCGCCCCTAAAGCCTGCTTGTGACTGGGACTTAAAAATAAAAACTCTGGATCAGGAGTGGTATGAAATGGCGACTTTTGTAAATGGTAATACTCTAAATACATGAAAGACGTCTCTATTATGCCTTTTGAATGATTCTGGCCAAAATCGGCAATCCCAGATCTCTCGTCAGATATTCCGGTCGGGTATATCCACCCTCGAGAAATTCCACCACGAATCCAAAACCGACTCCTCCCACTAAACCGGCGAGAGCTCCCAAGAAAACGTAGAGAATTTTTTGGGGCTTGACTGGATGAAGGGGAACCATCGCAGCTTGGATGACGCTCATGTTTGCCAAATTCAAGCGGTCCATTTCCTCTGACACTCGTGCCTCTTCCCATTTGTATAAATACGTTTCATAGTTCTTCCGATCCATGGCTAGGTTCAAGTCCAATGCTTCCAACTCTTGCTCCTGAGATTCTAAATTGCGCAATTTGTATCTTAACTCCATAAGTTGTCGAGTAATTTCCTGTTCTTTAGAGAACAGTGACTGCAAATTAGCCTCTCCAGCCACAATTTCCATTTCCAGTTGCTGAAAAATCGGATTATTCCCTTTCGTGATCCGGTCCGAATGCCTACCTTCTTCTAGCTGAATAAATTGAGAAATAATGGCAATTTCTTCCCGCACTTCTTTCACGTACCGGCTACGCTCTTTATATTTAGCCAATAATTCCTGCTCCCGTCGACGCAAATCCAGTAATTCACTCTTGGCTTTATCAATCGAGGTATTACCCTGATTGACGCTACTCAGTGAAATACTCGTAGGCATACTCCCTTTCTGGGTTTTCAAAGACCTCAATTTACTGCGTTGTCCCTGAATATCATGCTGAACGGTTTTCAATGTCGTATCCATTTCCTTAATTTGCTCCAGGAACAACCTACGCTCGTCTTCCAAGGAGGAAAGACCGACGATTCGTTTAAAGGTCTCGAGGTCCGCCTTGGACTTATCAAACTTTTGCTTATAGAATTGAACTTGTTTTTCAAGAAATCCAGTATTGGGATCGCTATAAATTCGCAAATGCTTTTCTTTTAAAAATTCCACCAATAAATTGACCGCCTTGGCGGCGATGATAGGATCCTCATGCTGCCATGTGATTTCCAGGACGTTAGAATCCTTCGCTTGAGATACCGACAAATGATATTGAAACTTCATAATCGCCTCTTCCAGAGTACGACCCGGTGTCGATGTCTGCCTGGAAAGGTCTGGATAAACCGTTTCCACTGTCAAATATTCCAAGACTTTCTTGATGAGATCTGCACTTGAAGCAATACGAATTTCAGAATTTATTGTGGCTGCCCGATCGATGGAGATCGTGGGATTGCTTTGCCCGACTTCCGATCGGTAAATATGCTCACGGCCAATCTTGATAAGAACGCTGGAATACGCTTCATAAACAGGGGCTTGCACGAGAGTGACAAAAGCCGTCAACCCCAATGTCACGATAAAAACAGTCAAAATGACATTTTGATGCTTAAATAAAACAGTGAAGACATCACGCAAACTTAAAACCCTCGAAGAAGCTTCCCAAGAACGTAAAGTTGAATCTGAAATCATCACCCTCCTTGAAACATTAATTCAAGGTAAAAAATGTCCCAAAACCAATTGGAATATTTTTCCGAATATACAAATTTACAAATTGGTTGACATCGGCAATCGCCGATTGAGGCACATATACGACATCGTACGGAGCCAGCCGAATATCAGCCTGTTTATGATTCCCTTGTAAAATGTCTTCCAGGTCAACTTTAAATACAAGCGGATGGCTTTTCGGGCCACGGCGAATGATTAATACTTCCTGCAGCTGTCCAGTGTCCTTGACTCCTCCAGCACTGGCAATAGCTTGAAGTGCCGTTAGCGAACCACGGATTTCAACCTCACTGGGATGCTCTACTGCCCCATCCACGTAAACCCGATGCTGAGCGAACGACTTCACAATGACGGTGAGTTCAGGTTTTTTTAACTCTTCGTTATACAAAACTTTCAACTGATTGGTGAGTTCAGCCGGCGTTCGACCCGCTGCCATCACCTCACCAGCCAGCTGCAAGGAAATCCGGCCATCTGGACGAACAGGAAGCTTTTCCTCGTTTAACTCAGGATTAAAGAAAAATTTCACATCTAACTCATCATGGGGCTGGATACGGTATTCCTCAATAAGAGGGGGATCAACCACATTAATATCCAGAACCGAAAAACCAGGAGGACCAGAGGGGAGTGATTCCAAGCCGGCTTTTTGGCTACACGCCATAATGATCACAAGAAGAAGGAACAGACCGAGGCGAATGACCATAGCAATCCTTTGCTAATTCATTGGGAACATCACTCACCTTGTATTTGACATGATTCTGAATGCAAATTGGACATCCCTATGGGAGAAAGGATCGTTCTCCTCCCAATCCTCAGCACATTCAATCCACGCTCATTAATTAGAGGACGAAACAAATCCCGTCAATGAATCAGAATCACCAAGATCATGCCTTCAACGAAACACCCGTTCCACGAAGGTTGTAACCTTTCCAAACTAGGATAGGGGGGACACCAGAAAAAATCTTGAAGAACAAATTATGAAGGAGGAATAAAAACGAAGGTATAAATACATGATAAATATGTATGAGTATACCTAATTTAGAATGAAAAATGCCAGACCAATCTCGCCATGTTCACCCTCAGCAAGAACTCCCAATAAAGAAGACTCCCTACATACCAAATTCCAGCGGAGGGTATTCCATCCCTCTTAGCCAAAGACACTCCTCACCCTTCCTATCGACAAGGCAACCCCCTATTCATCCTTCTAGACAGGAGAAGCAAATGGGTTATACCGGCTCAAGACACCGCGAACTGTCATTACGAGGATTATTGACGAGAGAACTCCCAGGAAAGGATTCCATTGCATTGGCTGGGTAAGATTCTAGTAGGGAATGGAATTGATCGAAATTCTTTACTGCGGGATCCAAGCACACGCCATATTGGCCAGGAGAAAGAATGACCGGCACCCGGTGGTGATAATAAAACAGGAATCAAGGGACCCTTGATGTAGGATTTCCCAATGATCCCAAATCCCGGCAAACACAAAGGGGCGGTTTTCTGTTAAGTAAAGACCCCCAGCAAGCTGGGGGGTATCCAAGAGCAGATTTTTATGAATATAGCAAGGTTGCGTCTCTGTGCCTATTCGCTTCCACTCATAAAACCCATCCGCCAGAATGAGACAGCGTTGTTGCTGAAAGGCCTTCCGAAAAGATGGTTTTTCAGCTACCGTTTCGGCAAGCATGAATCAGGCGATGTCAGGCGAGCTCCTTGGC
Proteins encoded:
- a CDS encoding glycosyltransferase, coding for MIILQVHNFYQSPGGEDQVFAHESALLQRFGHQVVKFTAHNADIQHLSTARLVHSTLWNSQIYSQLRKIIQRYRPHLVHFHNTFPLISPAAYYAAKSEQIPVIQTLHNYRLICPSAILFRHGRVCEECINKSFPWPAILHGCYQQRRSATTVTAGMLGLHRILSTWSSQVDAYIALTHFAKKKFIAGGIPKDKLFVKPNFLPVSPTEGVGERAYILFVGRLTDEKGLNILLEAWKNIRTTLQLKIIGDGPLASTLATQAKVLRGIEWLGQRDRDSVSTMMKNAFALIVPSLWYEGFPMVVAEAYSVGLPVISSAVGSLEEVVTHGVTGRHFRPGDSQDLQTQIEWAINHPESMIEMRKNARERFLSRYTAEENHRLLMEIYDHTLGETSQQTDSSPQHPQSNS
- a CDS encoding AAA family ATPase — translated: MYLEYYHLQKSPFHTTPDPEFLFLSPSHKQALGAIWYGVNERKGLVTVIGEVGLGKTTILRSVLSRMPITPQRLVHLSHPTLSFGQLLNTLLCQLGLVGEEEDDYSLINQLHQALNEEHQAGRGVVLFVDEAQNMPIATLKKLPMLLNMETTTEKILQIVLVGQPELIQILQRRDLRQLEQRVAIRAHLSPLSMAESTAYIKHRLSRAGAKGKSPFSLRAQALIAKHARGNPRRLNMLCDNALVAGVGYQRRPVGEEIVREVISEQINHDPFTVWRGVGNYRWLLGFICVAIFGIGGLAQQDSLMGFVKDFTLPVWGKQEMRWMTSRSGEKLFVEQRPVIDYSPYSVSSVMDLSMDEGGVAKEDDGRRKVSENFEIHVVEEGDTLHSLLRKRYGHVRPEVLQEVLRLNVGLDDASKIFSGQEIRFPSRQTWGVDLALLENRP
- a CDS encoding lipopolysaccharide biosynthesis protein — its product is MISDSTLRSWEASSRVLSLRDVFTVLFKHQNVILTVFIVTLGLTAFVTLVQAPVYEAYSSVLIKIGREHIYRSEVGQSNPTISIDRAATINSEIRIASSADLIKKVLEYLTVETVYPDLSRQTSTPGRTLEEAIMKFQYHLSVSQAKDSNVLEITWQHEDPIIAAKAVNLLVEFLKEKHLRIYSDPNTGFLEKQVQFYKQKFDKSKADLETFKRIVGLSSLEDERRLFLEQIKEMDTTLKTVQHDIQGQRSKLRSLKTQKGSMPTSISLSSVNQGNTSIDKAKSELLDLRRREQELLAKYKERSRYVKEVREEIAIISQFIQLEEGRHSDRITKGNNPIFQQLEMEIVAGEANLQSLFSKEQEITRQLMELRYKLRNLESQEQELEALDLNLAMDRKNYETYLYKWEEARVSEEMDRLNLANMSVIQAAMVPLHPVKPQKILYVFLGALAGLVGGVGFGFVVEFLEGGYTRPEYLTRDLGLPILARIIQKA
- a CDS encoding polysaccharide biosynthesis/export family protein, with the protein product MVIRLGLFLLLVIIMACSQKAGLESLPSGPPGFSVLDINVVDPPLIEEYRIQPHDELDVKFFFNPELNEEKLPVRPDGRISLQLAGEVMAAGRTPAELTNQLKVLYNEELKKPELTVIVKSFAQHRVYVDGAVEHPSEVEIRGSLTALQAIASAGGVKDTGQLQEVLIIRRGPKSHPLVFKVDLEDILQGNHKQADIRLAPYDVVYVPQSAIADVNQFVNLYIRKNIPIGFGTFFTLN
- a CDS encoding SOS response-associated peptidase family protein, which produces MLAETVAEKPSFRKAFQQQRCLILADGFYEWKRIGTETQPCYIHKNLLLDTPQLAGGLYLTENRPFVFAGIWDHWEILHQGSLDSCFIITTGCRSFFLLANMACAWIPQ